In the Acidovorax sp. A79 genome, one interval contains:
- a CDS encoding DUF2855 family protein, with product MSTTTTLLVRQDQLATTRLWAAEEPALAEGQVRVRVEQFALTSNNITYAALGNMLNYWQFFPTSEPGWGIVPVWGFGTVTESSHPDVAVGERLYGYWPMGTQAVLSPQRANAAGFSDGAPHRAGLHAVYNHYLRTRTDPLYRADNEDVQALLRPLFITSWLIDDFLADQQFFGARRMLLSSASSKTAYGTAFQLAQRGGIEVVGLTSPGNVAFCESLGCYDRVVTYDALESQLDGATPSVYIDFAGSVGLRQRIHAHFTGLAYSCSVGASHVGDLGGAGQLPGPRPVMFFAPAQVKKRHADWGAQGLNDRLVAAWNQFSAAVQTASNPWLVVHNHEGPEATQALFAAVLAGSGDPRAGHIATLLPR from the coding sequence ATGAGCACCACCACCACCCTTCTCGTGCGCCAGGACCAGCTGGCCACCACCCGCCTGTGGGCCGCCGAAGAACCCGCCCTCGCCGAGGGCCAGGTCCGCGTGCGGGTCGAACAGTTCGCCCTCACGTCCAACAACATCACCTACGCCGCGCTGGGGAACATGCTCAACTACTGGCAGTTCTTCCCCACCAGCGAGCCCGGCTGGGGCATCGTGCCCGTGTGGGGGTTTGGCACGGTGACCGAGTCATCGCACCCCGACGTGGCGGTGGGCGAGCGGCTGTACGGCTACTGGCCCATGGGCACCCAGGCGGTGCTCTCGCCCCAGCGCGCCAACGCGGCCGGCTTCAGCGACGGTGCCCCCCACCGCGCGGGCCTGCACGCCGTCTACAACCACTACTTGCGCACCCGCACCGACCCGCTGTACCGCGCCGACAACGAGGACGTGCAGGCGCTGCTGCGGCCGCTGTTCATCACCTCGTGGCTCATCGACGACTTTCTGGCAGACCAGCAGTTCTTCGGCGCCAGGCGCATGCTGCTGTCCAGCGCGTCGAGCAAGACGGCCTACGGCACCGCGTTCCAGCTGGCGCAACGGGGCGGCATCGAGGTCGTGGGGCTGACGTCGCCGGGCAATGTGGCCTTCTGCGAAAGCCTGGGCTGCTACGACCGCGTGGTCACCTACGACGCGCTGGAATCGCAGCTCGACGGCGCCACGCCCAGCGTGTACATCGACTTCGCGGGCAGCGTGGGCCTGCGCCAGCGCATCCACGCCCACTTCACGGGCCTGGCCTACAGCTGCTCGGTGGGTGCAAGTCATGTGGGCGATCTGGGCGGCGCCGGCCAGCTGCCCGGCCCGCGCCCGGTGATGTTCTTCGCGCCCGCCCAGGTCAAGAAGCGCCATGCCGACTGGGGTGCGCAGGGCCTCAACGACCGTCTGGTGGCGGCCTGGAACCAGTTCAGCGCCGCCGTACAGACCGCCTCCAACCCCTGGCTGGTGGTGCACAACCATGAGGGGCCCGAGGCCACGCAGGCGCTGTTTGCCGCCGTGCTGGCCGGCAGCGGCGACCCGCGCGCCGGGCACATCGCCACCTTGCTGCCCCGCTGA